From the Lathyrus oleraceus cultivar Zhongwan6 chromosome 4, CAAS_Psat_ZW6_1.0, whole genome shotgun sequence genome, one window contains:
- the LOC127075877 gene encoding homeobox-leucine zipper protein ANTHOCYANINLESS 2: MSFGGFVENNSGGGGGVRNIGGEISYNNERMPFGSFSQPRLVTTPTLAKSMFNSSGLSLALQTNIDGQEDVNRSMHENFEQNGLRRSREEEQSRSGSDNLDGVSGDEQDADDKPPRKKRYHRHTPQQIQELEALFKECPHPDEKQRLELSKRLCLETRQVKFWFQNRRTQMKTQLERHENSLLRQENDKLRAENMSIRDAMRNPICSNCGGPAIIGEISLEEQHLRIENARLKDELDRVCALAGKFLGRPISSLPNSSLELGVGGNNNGFNVMNNVSSTLPDFSGGMNNNPLAIVSPSTRPTTLVGGFDRSVERSMFLELALAAMDELVKMAQTSEPLWIRSLEGGREILNHDEYSRTFTPCIGLRPNGFVSEASRETGMVIINSLALVETLMDSNRWIEMFPCIIARTSTTEVISNGINGTRNGALQLMQAELHVLSPLVPVREVNFLRFCKQHAEGVWAVVDVSIDTIRETSGATSFPNCRKLPSGCVVHDMPNGYSKVTWVEHAEYEENTVHQLYRPLLSSGMGFGATRWVATLQRQCECLAILMSSAAPSRDHSAITAGGRRSMLKLAQRMTNNFCAGVCASTVHKWNKLSPGNVDEDVRVMTRKSVDDPGEPPGIVLSAATSVWLPVSPQRLFDFLRDERLRSEWDILSNGGPMQEMAHIAKGQDHGNCVSLLRASAMNSNQSSMLILQETCIDEAGSLVVYAPVDIPAMHVVMNGGDSAYVALLPSGFAVVPDGPGSRGPENGSTANGGESRVSGSLLTVAFQILVNSLPTAKLTVESVETVNNLISCTVQKIKGALQCES, from the exons ATGAGTTTTGGGGGTTTTGTAGAGAACAATTCAGGGGGTGGTGGAGGTGTGAGAAACATAGGAGGAGAAATTTCTTACAACAACGAAAGAATGCCATTTGGCTCTTTCTCACAGCCTCGTCTTGTTACAACTCCAACTTTGGCTAAATCTATGTTCAACTCTTCTGGATTGTCACTTGCACTT CAAACTAATATTGATGGACAAGAAGATGTGAATAGATCAATGCATGAGAATTTTGAGCAAAATGGTTTGAGAAGGAGTAGAGAAGAGGAACAAAGTAGATCTGGTAGTGATAACTTGGATGGTGTTTCTGGTGATGAACAAGATGCTGATGATAAACCTCCTAGAAAAAAGAGATATCACCGACACACTCCTCAACAGATTCAAGAGCTTGAAGC TTTGTTTAAGGAGTGTCCTCACCCAGATGAAAAGCAAAGATTGGAACTTAGCAAAAGGCTTTGTTTGGAAACAAGACAAGTTAAGTTTTGGTTCCAAAATCGAAGAACACAAATGAAG ACTCAATTGGAAAGGCATGAGAACTCATTGCTTAGGCAAGAGAATGATAAGCTACGAGCCGAGAATATGTCTATAAGGGATGCAATGAGGAATCCTATATGTTCAAATTGTGGTGGTCCAGCTATAATCGGCGAGATTTCACTAGAGGAACAACATCTTCGCATCGAGAATGCAAGGTTGAAAGATGAACTAGATAGAGTTTGTGCACTTGCTGGAAAATTTTTAGGCCGTCCGATTTCTTCATTGCCAAACTCAAGTTTAGAACTTGGTGTTGGAGGGAACAACAATGGTTTTAATGTGATGAACAATGTTTCTTCGACATTACCTGATTTTAGTGGAGGGATGAATAATAACCCTCTAGCCATTGTGTCTCCTTCAACTAGACCAACAACTTTGGTGGGTGGGTTTGATAGATCGGTCGAAAGGTCTATGTTTCTTGAGCTTGCTTTGGCTGCTATGGATGAGTTGGTTAAGATGGCACAAACTAGTGAGCCTCTTTGGATTAGGAGTCTCGAAGGGGGAAGAGAGATTTTGAACCATGATGAATATTCGAGGACGTTTACTCCTTGCATTGGTTTGAGACCTAATGGTTTTGTCTCCGAGGCCTCTAGAGAGACCGGCATGGTCATAATCAATAGCTTGGCCCTTGTCGAGACTCTTATGGACTCG AATCGATGGATTGAGATGTTTCCATGTATCATTGCAAGAACCTCAACAACCGAAGTGATATCGAATGGAATAAACGGAACAAGAAATGGTGCACTTCAACTA ATGCAAGCTGAACTGCATGTGCTATCACCATTGGTTCCGGTTCGCGAGGTAAACTTCCTTAGGTTTTGCAAGCAGCATGCAGAAGGGGTTTGGGCTGTAGTCGACGTGTCTATCGACACCATTCGAGAAACCTCCGGAGCTACAAGTTTTCCAAACTGTAGAAAGCTTCCTTCTGGTTGTGTTGTGCACGATATGCCTAATGGTTACTCCAAG GTGACATGGGTGGAACATGCAGAATATGAAGAAAACACAGTCCACCAGCTGTACAGACCACTGTTGAGTTCAGGTATGGGATTCGGTGCGACACGTTGGGTCGCTACTCTACAACGTCAGTGCGAGTGTCTTGCCATATTAATGTCCTCCGCCGCACCCTCTCGAGACCACTCCG CAATAACAGCAGGAGGAAGGCGGAGCATGCTGAAGCTAGCGCAGCGAATGACTAACAACTTCTGCGCGGGGGTATGTGCATCCACGGTTCACAAATGGAACAAGCTGAGTCCCGGAAACGTGGACGAAGATGTAAGAGTGATGACACGGAAAAGCGTCGACGACCCAGGCGAGCCACCAGGGATCGTGTTGAGCGCAGCCACATCGGTATGGCTCCCAGTTTCGCCTCAAAGACTGTTCGACTTTCTTCGCGACGAGAGGCTTCGTAGCGAATGGGATATACTATCCAACGGGGGTCCCATGCAAGAAATGGCTCACATTGCCAAAGGACAAGATCATGGCAACTGCGTTTCTCTTCTCCGTGCTAGT GCTATGAATTCGAACCAGAGTAGTATGCTGATACTACAAGAAACATGCATAGACGAGGCTGGGTCGCTTGTAGTCTACGCGCCGGTGGATATTCCAGCCATGCATGTTGTAATGAACGGTGGTGATTCAGCTTACGTGGCTTTGTTACCTTCCGGTTTCGCTGTTGTCCCCGACGGGCCTGGATCTCGTGGGCCGGAGAACGGGTCTACTGCGAACGGTGGCGAGTCTCGTGTTAGCGGGTCTCTTTTAACAGTGGCGTTTCAGATCCTTGTGAATAGTCTTCCCACGGCGAAACTCACCGTGGAATCAGTTGAAACAGTGAACAATCTCATTTCTTGCACCGTTCAGAAAATCAAAGGTGCACTTCAATGTGAAAGCTGA